The nucleotide sequence TTCATTTATAATTTCAAGAACCCTGTACAGTCATGTTATAAATGCCTACCTGACGGTGTATATTGAGCACCGAAGAGACATAAGCCCTGCTGTGATTCACATGTTCTTTTTCATGGTCCTGCTAAAATTATCAGCCCTGTATAAGAAACCAGGCCCAAAAATCAGACGAAGCAAGAAACATTGGCAAGCCCCAAACAAAATGTTATTTtctagatccaaaataggaaaaGTTGATTTCATTCAACAGATTCAGACAACGCCGACTTAATGATGAAACACCCAGAGAAAACTTGTTACAAGTTATGGCTGAAAACATCATCACATGGATGGCCCAGCTAATGGAGAAACACTTATGCAGCACATGTAAGCAGCATATGTAGGCACAACCAAATTGACCCCATGCGATAATTAACAAGCGGGCCAAAGGATAAAGCTACAACTTCAATCTGTCAAGGTAAAGAAGCGCTCTAGAACTATTAATGACAACACCAGAACAAGGTGCAGTTGTGTAGACGCGTTCCGATTCATCGATAAGGAGATGAGCATGACGTACAGCTCACCTAAACACATGCTGTTTGACCAAGATCCCACAAGAACCATGACATAATTAGTGCAACAAAATGATCCACGCGTGCGACAAAATGATCCAAGCTAGATTCTCAATGCTCAAAACTACCAGTAGTACAATGCAGTAACAAATGTAACAGAGAGGCAATACAACAGTCTAAACATCGTAGTTGCAGCACAAACTCTACCAACTAGCAGGGTCCAATCTAATTTCAAGAAACATCGGTTCAGAAGAACGTTGGTAATGTAAGAGCAAGACAATCCCCATGATTCTAAACATGAGGTAACATTACAAGATGCAAGACCGAGCTATCACATTTCCCCTCCAGTTCTCCTTGACTCCATGTGTACAGGCACTGGGGCTGCAAGCCCAGGCTTGCCATTGGTACTCTTCTTGCTGTTTGCGGCCTTCGTCTCATCAGCATCGGCAGAACTCGAGCTCTCAGAGCTCTCATCAGCCTCGTTAGTGGCCTCATTACCGCGAAAACTTACCTTCCTGTTCACAGTTGGGCGATTCATCCCATGACAACCTTCAGGATAATCATCGAATGCGCCATCCACGCCCATCTCCTCCTGCTCTTTGAGGAGCACCTTGTCAACGAACTCCAGAATCCGGCCGAGCTCCCGGCTCACGGCGTGCTTCCCCTCCCGGATCATCGGGTCCCCTCCCTGATCCGAAATCCACCATCAAAACCAGACACACCAATGGCATAACCGATGGGACCGAACAGAGGTcgttgcatcacctggatcccgtcGAGGCGGTAGAGCATGCCCAGGGCGGCCTCGGAGACGGCCATCGGGTCCTTGcaccggcggcggccggagccggAGAGGGACGCCCGGAGGGACGCGGCCTTGGAGCGGAGCATCGCGAGCTCCTTGAGCTGGCGCAGCGTGCGGGAGCGCCGCGCCAGGAAGCGGCGGAAGTGCTCCTGGATGGTGCGCGCCGCGAGCTCCCTCTCGGTCGGCGGCTGCGGCCCCCGGCGCGCGCgacgcggcgggggcgggggcgaggGCGAGCGCGGGTCCTCCTGGTGCGCGTGCGCGCGGTGGTGCCGGCGAGGGTTAGGCTGATGGGGATGCGGAGCCGGGGCGGAGGGGAGGACATGCGGCAGGGTTGTCTCGAGCGCGGTCACGCGGCGGAGGAGCGAGTGGAGCAGCAGCTGGCCGTGGTCGGGCGGGTTCGGCTGCTGGTGGTgatgctgctgcggcggcggcgcaggggcgGCCGCGGGCGACTGGGGATAGGCGTGAGGTGCGGATCCCTGCTGGTGGTGCTGCTGGTAAGCGTAGGAGGCGTAGAGATTCGCGTGGTGCGCGGCGGGATTCGGCGGTGGCTGCGGGTGGGGCTGTGGCTGGTGCTGGTGCTNNNNNNNNNNNNNNNNNNNNNNNNNNNNNNNNNNNNNNNNNNNNNNNNNNNNNNNNNNNNNNNNNNNNNNNNNNNNNNNNNNNNNNNNNNNNNNNNNNNNNNNNNNNNNNNNNNNNNNNNNNNNNNNNNNNNNNNNNNNNNNNNNNNNNNNNNNNNNNNNNNNNNNNNNNNNNNNNNNNNNNNNNNNNNNNNNNNNNNNNNNNNNNNNNNNNNNNNNNNNNNNNNNNNNNNNNNNNNNNNNNNNNNNNNNNNNNNNNNNNNNNNNNNNNNNNNNNNNNNNNNNNNNNNNNNNNNNNNNNNNNNNNNNNNNNNNNNNNNNNNNNNNNNNNNNNNNNNNNNNNNNNNNNNNNNNNNNNNNNNNNNNNNNNNNNNNNNNNNNNNNgggggcggcgggggcgcggagcTGAGCAGGAGATGCGCGGCGATGGCGTGGAGGAGCTGGTCCGACCCGGGCGCCGGCTGGGGAGGCGGCGCGGGGTAGTAATAGCCGCCGCCGCACGGCGCCGGGGCGGGGGGCGGCGGGGAGCAGCCGCAGGCGCAGCAGGAGCAGCAGGCCGGCGGGGCCGGGTCGTGGTGGTGGTGGCGAGACATTCCCGGGGGCCGCGGCGCGGGAGGGGCGATGGGATCGGCGCGGGGTGggagggcggaggcggcgggggatCACATCGGCAAGGGAAAGGGAGCGGAGGAAGTGTGCGCGAGTGGGAGTGGGAGTGGTGCCCCCGTTCCCATGTGCGCGCCCGCAGGGTGTGCCGGCCGTGGCGCCGCGGCGTGGGTCACCGACTGGTGGGGCGCGCTCTGGCGTCGCCAGGGTTTATCCATAGATCTGCTCACAAGACACGAAATCAAGCCGCCCGTGGGTCGCACGAAGTGTGTTTGGTGAGGTTTTGCGAACTGGACTCTTGTGCTCGACGCGATCTAGCAGCTCGTCCATTCACTCGTTCTTTGTCGCCTCCACAAAAGCCTCGGGGCCTTTTCATCCATTAGATTGTAATAAATCAACAATACTTAACTTTTTCTTTTTGAACAGGGcataacccctttccattactATTCAAAACGGAAATACAATGCTTCGGGCATAAGGAAGCTAGAAAAGGGAGAAGCGAGCTCAAGGCACCCCTAGGAAACCCACTGTGAGCACTCGTCATCGAGCAGCTCACCATGAGGCGAAAATCCAGTGACACCTATAACCAACTAGACTAACCAGCACGACCAGGGTACCAACAAGCAATCCCGAGAGGAACAAGACTCAGGATGGGCATAAAGCAAAAGCCCTCGTAGGGGCAATGGTCAAAGTCTAACACATAGTTAGGCACTTCCGATGGAAGGCGGGACATCAAACATCTCATCAATTCGTCGCTGGTTCAATTGGGGCCGCGCAGAACCTCATCATAGTCGCCGCGTTAGTCTTGAGCATCTTGGCGCCACGTTCCATTGCATCGCGATCAACTCCAGCCATCAGACCTGCCCAGTAGTTCAAGAAACCACACACAGAGATAACTACATCAAAAGGAGTCCTCAACTGTTTACGTTCAAATGTGGCATGGTTGCGACAGTTCCACATAGCCCAGCATATCGCAGCAAGGCCAAAGGTGTAGAACTTAGATCCATCCGGCAAGAAGATATAACAGTAGGAGAAGTATTGCCACGGATTGTTCGGGCATAATTCCATGCCCAGGACACACCCAACGGTTCCAAACTACCTTGGCAACATGGTAAGTGAAGAAAAGGTGTTGCGAGGTTTCTCTATCCATACAGAAGGAACACTTCTAATTTCCAACCCAGTTTCGTCTGTTCATGACATCTCGTGTCAACACGACATCCTAGAATAATTGTCATAAAAAGATTTGAATCTTAAGACGGAATTTAGCTTTCCAAATCCATCTATAGTCACAGCCGGCTAAAATGCCTTTCCAAACATGCGTATACACATTTAGTTGAGAAGCGTTTATTCTTCCCAAGATTCCATACCACTTGGTCCGGCTCATTGGAGGGCAACCAGGAGTCAACAACGCGCCTGACTTCCCCCCACTGATCCAGCAGTAGAGGGTGCAAGTCCCTCCTGAAGAAATCGGCgctaacatttttttaaaatcaaCAACTGTAACCTCCTAGTCATTGCATATACTATATAGTTCAGGTAATCTATCCCGCAAGGGGGGATCGTTGGCAATGGAGTCAAACCACATTGTAGCAATGTGCCAGATTTCAGGTTCACCCCTCTTCCAGCCAGATAACAATCTTTGACCTTAATAATGGCTTTCCAAATCGGTGAATCTCTTAATCTACTTCTCATTGATGTTACCGTATCTTTTTTCAAGTACTTAGCTCGAATCACATCCTGCCACGACCCTTGTTGTGTCTCGAGTTTCCAACACCATTTCATGAGTAAGCTAATATTTTGCTTACGGAGATCTTTCACCCCAACCCCCTCTTTTTTTCTTAGATCTATAGATCCTGGTCCATTTCAGAAGATGATATCCCACTAGTTTCTTTCCATAAGAACTTTTTACGATGTTTGTCTAGTTTGTAGATCACCATTTTGGGAAGTAAGAACATAGCCATGTAGTAATAAACAATGCTACTAAGGGAGGAAATTAGGAGTATAAGTCTTCCTCCCAAGGATGCGACATTACCAATCCACGATTCACCACATCTAAGGAATTTGTCATCAACAAAACTCAAATCCATGCTACGCAAGGTGGAGTAGCTTACCAGCACTCCCAAGTATTTCATCAGGAAATGCCTAATCTGACATTTGAACGGTTCAACATAGGAAGCCAGTATATTATCATCTCCCCTAATACATAAGATTTCGCTTTTGAGGAAGTTTATTTTGAGCCCTGACATAAGCTCAAAGATATACAAAAGGAGTTTCAAGTTAACAACAGCCTCCTCATCATGTTCAAAGCAAATGACCGTATCGTCAGCATATTGGAGGATGGCCACGCCTCCCTTTATGAGGTCCAGAGCGAGCCCAATCATCATTTTTTTTGAGCATTTCCAATCATCTTAGAAAGGGCTTCTACAACAAGGTTAAACAGAAAAAAGGGGAGGCTGGTTTGGGTTTTGTATAGCTTCCTTTTTCCTTTTGGGCCCGTTTGGGACCTCATTCTTTGTACCATTTATTTGAAAATCAACAAAAATACGCAACAAAGTCATGTTGTTTCCTAAATAAAAAAGGGATCGCCCTGGCGAACACCTTTGTAGCTTTGGAAATAAGGCCCCATTTCATTATTGAGTTTTATGCTTACCGTACCATACTACCATTATTCATGATCTTTTTCACCTAGCCACACCAAGTTGTACCAAACCCTCGGTTACTATGGCATTCAAGGAGGAAATCCCAGTTTATTTTGTCGTAGGCTTTTTCAAAGTCTAGCTTAAGTATCACGCCCACTCTTTTCTTTTCATGTGTATGGTGTAACACCTCATGGATAGTGAGGATTCCATCCATAATATTCATGTGCTTAATAAAATCATTTTAGAGTTTGTCAGCAAAAATAGCTACTCTGTTGTCCATCACCTTAGTGATCAACTTATAAGGACACTCAAGGAGACAAAAATGGGGCGATGTTGTTGAATTTTATTAGCACCATTCATTTTAGGTATCAAGGTGATCACCCCATAGTTTAGACGAGCCACGTCTAGGGTGTTATTATGAAAAGCATGGAACAAATGCATGATGCTAGATTTAACAAAATCCCAACAATGCTTATAGAACTCAGCCGGGATATTGTCTGGGTCAGGTGCCCTATTACTATCCATGTTGAACAACGCTTTTTTCACCTCTTCCTCCGTGAACTCACTAGTTAGGAGTATATTATCCTCTGCAGTGAGTTTCTCTTCTTCCGACCAGGTATCTGCGGATAGGTGAAATAAATTCCCCCTGGCCGGACCGAAAAGATTTTTTTTAGTAGGCGGTAGCATGGGCCAAAAGATTAGTCGTGCCCTCAATCACCGTCTCCCCATCGGTGAAAGAGTGGATGGTGTTCTTACGCTTTTTACCATTGGCTACACGATGGAAGAAGGTTGTATTTTGGTCCCCTTTCAACAACCACCACTCATTCGAGTGTTGTAGATAAAACAGTTCCTCGTTAGCAAGTATATCATTAAGTACCATACACAAGGATGTTTCTTCTCTCATAGACCTCAGGGTCGAGAGGCCCCTCTTCTTCTAGTGTTTCAATATCTTCTAGCTCCATTCGaatatctttttttcttttc is from Triticum aestivum cultivar Chinese Spring chromosome 1B, IWGSC CS RefSeq v2.1, whole genome shotgun sequence and encodes:
- the LOC123139874 gene encoding BAG family molecular chaperone regulator 8, chloroplastic (The sequence of the model RefSeq protein was modified relative to this genomic sequence to represent the inferred CDS: added 38 bases not found in genome assembly); its protein translation is MSRHHHHDPAPPACCSCCACGCSPPPPAPAPCGGGYYYPAPPPQPAPGSDQLLHAIAAHLLLSSAPPPPPQPQAQPPPQPHPQHQHQPQPHPQPPPNPAAHHANLYASYAYQQHHQQGSAPHAYPQSPAAAPAPPPQQHHHQQPNPPDHGQLLLHSLLRRVTALETTLPHVLPSAPAPHPHQPNPRRHHRAHAHQEDPRSPSPPPPPRRARRGPQPPTERELAARTIQEHFRRFLARRSRTLRQLKELAMLRSKAASLRASLSGSGRRRCKDPMAVSEAALGMLYRLDGIQGGDPMIREGKHAVSRELGRILEFVDKVLLKEQEEMGVDGAFDDYPEGCHGMNRPTVNRKVSFRGNEATNEADESSESSSSADADETKAANSKKSTNGKPGLAAPVPVHMESRRTGGEM